CTATTCATGACCGGAAAAACTTTTCTTATTATGACTCGAGACTGAACGTGATAGGATTTCACTCTCTCTGTTGAAATGAAGTTCAAATATGAGCAGCAGATTTCCTAATCCAGATACTTTGTCATTTTCGTTGTTATCAAGCGCCTTTTTATTGCGCCTGCAAACAATGATTATCCTGCTTATAATATCATTGCTAATTTCACCGGCGATTTTCGCGGCTGGAATGAATATAGATGTGCCAACGCGCAGTGAAGTGCTGAGTCAGTTGGATGCATTATCAAAACAAAAAATATTGTCACCCGCTGAAAAGTTATCGCAGCAAGATCTGACCAAAACGCTGGAATACCTTGATACCATTGAGCGTACCAAGCAGGAAGCCGCTCAACTTAAACAACAATTAGCACAAGCTCCGGCGAAGTTGCGCCAGGCGACGGAAGAGCTGGATGCGCTGAAGAACAGTTCAGCCGATACTCTGACCCGAGAATCTCTGTCTAATTATTCTTTGCGCCAATTAGAATCTCGCCTAAATGAAACTCTGGATGACTTACAATCTGCCCAAGAAGATCTTTCGGCTTATAACAGCCAGCTAATCTCCCTGCAAACTCAGCCAGAACGCGTGCAGAGTGCTATGTATAACGCGTCGATGCGATTAATGCAGATCCGCAACCAACTCAATGGATTGGCTCCGAATCAAGAAATTTTACGGCCCACCCAACAGCAAGCGCTATTGACTGAACAAGTCATGCTAAATGCGCAGCTGGATTTACAACGTAAAAATCTGGAAGCCAATACCACCTTACAAGATTTACTGCAAAAACAGCGGGATTACACCACTGCGCATATTAATCAGTTGGAGCGTTATGTCCAGCTACTGCAAGAGGTGGTGAGCGGCAAGCGGTTAATTCTTTCGGAGAAAACAGCCAAAGAAGCGCAAGCGCCCAATGATGCGACTGATATCCAAAATGACCCCTTGGTTAGCCGTGAGTTGGCGATAAATAAAGAGTTGAGCCAGCGGTTGATTAACGCCACTAAAGAAGGTAACACGCTGGTACAACAGAATATCCGGGTCAAAAACTGGCTGGATCGTGCATTGCAATCTGAACGTAATTTAAAGGAGCAAATTACCGTTTTACGTGGCAGCTTGCTGCTTTCCCGTATTCTGTATCAGCAGCAACTCAACTTACCTGCGTCTGGGCTGATTACCAATATGGGGCCACGCATCGCTGATTTGCGCCTGGAACAATTTGAAATTAATCAGCAGCGTGACCAGCTATTCCAGGGTGATGACTACATTCAAACCCTGATGACTGACAGTAAAGAAAAAGTCAGCCCTGATGTTGAAGACGCACTGGGGCAAATAGTTGATATTCGTCGCGAATTGTTAGATCAATTGAATAAACAGCTGGGCAATCAACTGACTCTGGCAATTAACCTGCAAATTAATCAGCAGCAGTTATTGAGTGTTAATGAGTCACTGCAACATACACTGACACAGCAAATTTTCTGGGTTAGTAGCAATAAACCGATGGATTGGTCTTGGCTAAAAGCATTACCGGGAGCAGTGAAAGCTGAGCTGAGTAATTTTAATTTTACCCTGTCATGGAATGATGTATTAGCAGGATTAATGAAATCACTGGTATTCCTGATACCAATGCTGATTGTGGTCGGGGTGATCCGCTCACGCTACAAAATCATTAATAAACATCTGGATAGTCTGGCCGCTGATGTCGGGCAATTAAAACACGACAGTCAAATGCACACACCGAAAGCCATCATGCTCACCTTGCTGAAAGTGTTGCCAGGGTCTCTGATCATATTGGGTGTAGGTTATTGGTGTTTGCGTTCAGATTTTAATCTTAGTGATTTCTTCTGGAGTTTCTTCCAACGTCTGGCTCTGTTCTGGCTGGTGTTTGACCTGACATATCGCATGTTATCGCCAGGCGGCATTACCGAGCGGCACTTTATGATAGCCGCTGACCGATGCGCCCATTATCGACGTCAAATGGTGCGGTTGGGGGCTGCATTGCTGCCGGTTATCTTCTGGTCAGCCTTGGGGGAGAAAAGCCCACTTCGGTTGGTAGATGATGTTATCGGGCAGGTGGTTATTGTTATTGCTTTGGCATTGTTGGCGCTGTTTGTCTATCCATTCTGCCGTGATAGCTGGCGTGAGAAAGATTCTCATGCGGTTCGACTCGTGATAGTCACCGCCATTGCGGGAACGCCGATCATATTGATTGGATTAATGGTTGCTGGGTATTTCTACACAACTCTGCAACTGGCAGGCCGCTGGATTGATAGCCTCTATTTATTATTCCTGTGGAATATCATTTACCTGACGGCGATTCGTGGATTAGGGGTTGCGGCACGGCGTTTAGCCTATCGTCGAGCCATCGTCCGGCGACAAAATCTGGTGAAAGAGGGGGCTGAGGGTGGTGAGCCGGTCGAAGAACCACCGCTGGCTCTGGAACAAATTAACCAGCAGTCATTGCGTTTGACCACTATGGTTCTGTTCCTGATTTTCGCCACTTGTTTCTATGCCATCTGGGCTGATTTGATAACGGTTATCTCCTATCTCGACAGTATCTCTTTGTGGCATTACACCACAACCGTGGCGGGCGCGAGTGTTTCTCAGGCGGTTACATTGGGAAATATGCTCGTGGCATTAATGGCGCTAGTGGTTGCTTATATCCTGACGCGCAACCTGCCCGGATTGCTTGAGGTGGTGGTGTTGTCGCGGTTACAGCTACGTCAGGGCACCTCTTATGCCATCACCACTATTTTAACTTATCTCATTACCGCTATTGGGGGGATAACTGCACTCAGCTCTCTCGGGGTATCGTGGGATAAACTGCAATGGCTGGTTGCGGCGCTGTCAGTTGGTTTGGGCTTTGGTTTGCAGGAGATTTTTGCCAACTTTGTCTCCGGTTTGATTATTTTGTTCGAACGCCCCGTTCGTATCGGCGATACCGTAACCATTGGCACTTTCTCCGGCAATGTTAACAAAATCCGTATTCGTGCCACCACGATCACTGATTTTGACCGCAAAGAGGTGATTATTCCGAATAAGGCCTTTGTTACCGAGCGCCTGATCAACTGGTCGCTATCAGATACGATTACCCGGATTATTATTAAAGTTGGTGTTGCGTATGGCTCTGATTTAGCGAAAGTTAAAGAGATATTGCTAAAAGCCGCTCATGAGAATCCGCGGGTTATGACTGACCCTGAGCCTCATGTATTCTTCCTCAACTTTGGTGCCAGTACTCTTGATCATGAATTGCGTGTGTATGTGCGCGAATTACGTGACCGTAGCTATACAGTGGATGAATTGAATAGCGCGATTGATAAGTTATGTCGCGAGAATGACATCAACATTGCGTTTAATCAGTTGGATGTGTATTTACACAAACCTGATGGCACTGAAATTCAAGAGGTAAGCCGGCCTTTTGATACGAAAGAATTGCCCTCTGTACCGTCGGAGAAGTCGGCAATTGGGGATACCAAACCTGATTTACCGGATATCAACAAGCCACTCGCTTAAGACTGTTAGGTAGGGGAACGGTGAATTCAGACGTTTTGCATGCAACGAACCACAACAAGGCGATATTTGATGGTATCGCCTTGGCTAAACATCAGAAATAACCGGGTCAATCAGATGTTTGATTGCGTAGCTTACGCTGATAATCAAGTTGCACGATAGCTAACGCTGCCAGTGCTGTTTCCGGCGCTATCTCATTGCATTCCAGCAAGTAGATAAGATCTACTGCCAGTTGCAGTTCTGGTGAAGCTTTTTCAACTGACATAATCTGGCCAATATTTGATTTTCAGTGAGTGAGGAAAGTCGGATGGGGATAAGTTACTGCCAGTTCCCACCTAACTTGATTTCAATTCATCTACCCAATAGATTTCAAGCGGTACTCAGGTGGCTAGTGAGAAAACCCGATAAGTTCACATAAACACGGCACATGGGGGATTGAACCAGCTAACCCCTGCAACTTGAAACAAGGTAGGTATAAACATTATAGAAAAGTATTCGCTATCGAAACCTTAATGATTCAAAAAATGTGACAAATATTCAAAAACCGTTCTCTTTCTTCTCAATACTGCGTTCTATTTTTATCAGTGCCTGCCGGCAGCGCATTAAACGGCCCTCCAGTGCGGCGAGTTCTTTCTGTATCTTCTGTTGCTCGGTCAATAAATTTTGCTTACCCAGTTGGCTCTCTCTGTCCTGAATCATGGCCAGTATTCGCCGCTCATAATCTTGATGCTCAGCCAGCTTGTGGTAAGGGTCTAACTTATTATACTTGGGTTCAGGGTTAGTTTTTCTCAGTTTTTGAGTGGCTAACTCTCTTTGTAAGGCGGATATTTGTGCGACCAGCTTTTCAGCTAAAAAGGCGACCTGCTGTGTGCGATTTTCTGCAACGACCTGTTTTAATTGGGCCATGTTTTTGTGTACTTCCAGTAGATAATCGCGAAAACGGTTACCATGATTACCAAATAATTTCAGGTCAAAACGGGCCTGCTGAGAAGGCATGTTAGCCTGTGGGCCAACCTGTGCCGATAATGCCTCAATTTGGCTTTCAAGCACCTGTAATAGCTTTTCTGTACTCATGGCGCTTCTCCTGGGGGATTTTTCCGCCAGCTTGCCTTTGAATGTCGATACTTACAAGCGAGGGGCGGTTAAAACGCTATGTTAGTGGTAATAATGCCAATAATATCTATTGATGATGACCAGTGCATGCGTTAATGATAGGGCCACATTAAGAAATATTATAAAGGGAGTGTATGTCTCGTTGGTTGTTGATAGCTTTGGGTTGGCTGGCAGTGGTTTTGGCAACCTTAGGTGTTGTGTTGCCTCTGTTACCCACGACGCCGTTTTTGCTACTGGCAGCGTGGTTTTTTGCACGATCCTCTCCCCGTTTTCATCATTGGCTGCTTTATCGTTCATGGTTTGGTAGTTACCTACGCACATGGCAGCAACATCGGGCTTTGCCTCCAGGCGCTAAATGGAAAGCAATATTGGTGACGGTGCTCACGTTCGCTATTTCGCTCTGGTTGGTGAAAATTTGGTGGGTCAGAGGCATCTTGCTGGTGATATTGACGCTATTGTTGACCTTTATGCTACGGATGCCAGTTATTGACCTATCGCAACAAAAAAGGCCCTGAGTCGCTCACATCAGTTGCATTTTAATGCCAGTTTGCATAAATTTGAGCGTTTTCGTGCGCGGGATAATCCCTCGTTGTGTCCTTAGGGTTAAGGATGCAGTAATTTAATCTATCAAGACCAGAGTTAACTGGTAGAGCAAGTTACTCAGCTGATGACATTTTAGCATCGACTGGCCGCGCTTTAGTATGTACAACAGTTTTATCAGGCACAAATTATGACCGCTACTGCACCTAATACAGCACAACAGCTTAAATATATTAAAGACAGTATCAAAACTATCCCCGATTATCCAAAAGCGGGAATACTGTTCCGTGATGTGACCAGTTTGCTGGAAGATCCATTAGCTTATGCCGCCAGCATTGAGCTGTTGACTGAGCGCTATCTGGATAAGGGCGTGACTAAAGTCGTGGGCACTGAAGCGCGTGGTTTTCTGTTTGGTGCGCCAGTGGCTTTGTCTCTTGGCGTTGGCTTTGTTCCAGTCCGTAAGCCGGGCAAGTTACCGCGAGCCACCATCAGCGAAAGCTATGAGTTAGAATACGGTACTGACAAACTTGAGATCCACACCGACAGCATCAAACCGGGCGATAAGGTCTTGGTTATTGATGACTTACTGGCGACTGGTGGGACAATTGAAGCGACAGTTAAACTTATTCGCAAACTAGGTGGCGAAGTCACCGACGCCGCATTTGTGATTAATTTACCCGATTTGGGTGGCGAAGCTCGCCTGAATGATCAAGGTATTACTTGCTACAGTCTGGTTGATTTCTCCGGCCATTGATTGTACTGAAAATATCAGCCTCGCTGTCAGTAGTGAGGCTGTGTTAGCATGACCCTCTATATTATTCAACTTCTCCGGTATTAATGAGCTATCAGGTCCTTGCCCGTAAGTGGCGCCCCAAAACGTTTGCAGACGTCGTTGGTCAGGAACATGTCCTGACGGCGTTGGCTAATGGCCTTTCATTAGGGCGTATTCATCATGCCTATTTATTTTCTGGCACCCGTGGGGTAGGTAAGACCTCTATTGCCCGGTTGTTAGCCAAAGGCCTCAACTGCGAAACGGGCATTACTGCCACTCCTTGTGGTACCTGTGCAAATTGCCTGGAAATTGAGCAAGGCCGTTTTGTTGATCTGATCGAAATCGATGCGGCCTCGCGCACTAAAGTCGAAGATACCCGCGAACTGCTGGATAATGTCCAATATGCGCCGGCTCGTGGCCGCTTCAAAGTCTATTTGATCGATGAAGTGCACATGTTGTCACGGCACAGTTTCAACGCATTATTGAAAACTCTTGAAGAACCGCCAGCCCATGTGAAATTCTTGCTGGCGACAACCGATCCGCAGAAGTTACCCGTCACCATACTTTCTCGCTGCTTGCAGTTTCACCTAAAGGTCATTGATGTTGAGGTGATTCGTGCCCAGCTCGAAAAAATACTGTTAGCCGAGCAAATCAGTAGTGATGCCAGAGCATTGCAATTACTGGCGCGCGCCGCTGATGGCAGTATGCGCGATGCGCTCAGTTTGGCTGATCAGGCCATCGCGATGGGGGATGGGCATGTCACTACCGCCACCGTCAGCCAAATGTTGGGAATATTAGATGACGAGCAACCGCTGGCGATTATTGAAGCGTTAGTGAGTGCCGATGGCGCGCGAGTGATGGCCCAGCTTGAGCAAGCGGCATCACGCGGTGTTGACTGGGAAAATCTATTAGTCGAAACCTTAAGTTTGCTGCACCGCATTGCGATGGTGCAGTTATTGCCTTCCATGCTGGATAATCACTACGCGACTATTGAGCCGCGATTACGCGAGTTGGCGCGAACACTGCCGCCGACAGATATCCAGCTGTACTACCAGACATTGCTGGTGGGGCGAAAAGAGTTGGCATATGCCCCTGACCGCCGCATGGGGGTCGAAATGACTTTATTGCGCGCCTTGGCGTTTCA
The sequence above is drawn from the Yersinia enterocolitica subsp. enterocolitica genome and encodes:
- the mscK gene encoding mechanosensitive channel MscK; amino-acid sequence: MSSRFPNPDTLSFSLLSSAFLLRLQTMIILLIISLLISPAIFAAGMNIDVPTRSEVLSQLDALSKQKILSPAEKLSQQDLTKTLEYLDTIERTKQEAAQLKQQLAQAPAKLRQATEELDALKNSSADTLTRESLSNYSLRQLESRLNETLDDLQSAQEDLSAYNSQLISLQTQPERVQSAMYNASMRLMQIRNQLNGLAPNQEILRPTQQQALLTEQVMLNAQLDLQRKNLEANTTLQDLLQKQRDYTTAHINQLERYVQLLQEVVSGKRLILSEKTAKEAQAPNDATDIQNDPLVSRELAINKELSQRLINATKEGNTLVQQNIRVKNWLDRALQSERNLKEQITVLRGSLLLSRILYQQQLNLPASGLITNMGPRIADLRLEQFEINQQRDQLFQGDDYIQTLMTDSKEKVSPDVEDALGQIVDIRRELLDQLNKQLGNQLTLAINLQINQQQLLSVNESLQHTLTQQIFWVSSNKPMDWSWLKALPGAVKAELSNFNFTLSWNDVLAGLMKSLVFLIPMLIVVGVIRSRYKIINKHLDSLAADVGQLKHDSQMHTPKAIMLTLLKVLPGSLIILGVGYWCLRSDFNLSDFFWSFFQRLALFWLVFDLTYRMLSPGGITERHFMIAADRCAHYRRQMVRLGAALLPVIFWSALGEKSPLRLVDDVIGQVVIVIALALLALFVYPFCRDSWREKDSHAVRLVIVTAIAGTPIILIGLMVAGYFYTTLQLAGRWIDSLYLLFLWNIIYLTAIRGLGVAARRLAYRRAIVRRQNLVKEGAEGGEPVEEPPLALEQINQQSLRLTTMVLFLIFATCFYAIWADLITVISYLDSISLWHYTTTVAGASVSQAVTLGNMLVALMALVVAYILTRNLPGLLEVVVLSRLQLRQGTSYAITTILTYLITAIGGITALSSLGVSWDKLQWLVAALSVGLGFGLQEIFANFVSGLIILFERPVRIGDTVTIGTFSGNVNKIRIRATTITDFDRKEVIIPNKAFVTERLINWSLSDTITRIIIKVGVAYGSDLAKVKEILLKAAHENPRVMTDPEPHVFFLNFGASTLDHELRVYVRELRDRSYTVDELNSAIDKLCRENDINIAFNQLDVYLHKPDGTEIQEVSRPFDTKELPSVPSEKSAIGDTKPDLPDINKPLA
- the rsmS gene encoding pleiotropic regulatory protein RsmS, yielding MSVEKASPELQLAVDLIYLLECNEIAPETALAALAIVQLDYQRKLRNQTSD
- the priC gene encoding primosomal replication protein PriC, producing MSTEKLLQVLESQIEALSAQVGPQANMPSQQARFDLKLFGNHGNRFRDYLLEVHKNMAQLKQVVAENRTQQVAFLAEKLVAQISALQRELATQKLRKTNPEPKYNKLDPYHKLAEHQDYERRILAMIQDRESQLGKQNLLTEQQKIQKELAALEGRLMRCRQALIKIERSIEKKENGF
- a CDS encoding DUF454 family protein, whose amino-acid sequence is MSRWLLIALGWLAVVLATLGVVLPLLPTTPFLLLAAWFFARSSPRFHHWLLYRSWFGSYLRTWQQHRALPPGAKWKAILVTVLTFAISLWLVKIWWVRGILLVILTLLLTFMLRMPVIDLSQQKRP
- the apt gene encoding adenine phosphoribosyltransferase — its product is MTATAPNTAQQLKYIKDSIKTIPDYPKAGILFRDVTSLLEDPLAYAASIELLTERYLDKGVTKVVGTEARGFLFGAPVALSLGVGFVPVRKPGKLPRATISESYELEYGTDKLEIHTDSIKPGDKVLVIDDLLATGGTIEATVKLIRKLGGEVTDAAFVINLPDLGGEARLNDQGITCYSLVDFSGH
- the dnaX gene encoding DNA polymerase III subunit gamma/tau, producing the protein MSYQVLARKWRPKTFADVVGQEHVLTALANGLSLGRIHHAYLFSGTRGVGKTSIARLLAKGLNCETGITATPCGTCANCLEIEQGRFVDLIEIDAASRTKVEDTRELLDNVQYAPARGRFKVYLIDEVHMLSRHSFNALLKTLEEPPAHVKFLLATTDPQKLPVTILSRCLQFHLKVIDVEVIRAQLEKILLAEQISSDARALQLLARAADGSMRDALSLADQAIAMGDGHVTTATVSQMLGILDDEQPLAIIEALVSADGARVMAQLEQAASRGVDWENLLVETLSLLHRIAMVQLLPSMLDNHYATIEPRLRELARTLPPTDIQLYYQTLLVGRKELAYAPDRRMGVEMTLLRALAFHPKAIIAEPQKVPVSAPAAITDNTPAPQQHFQAPSSTQPAPQHEAPPLGATAPVNTELPDATAQLLQARTQLLRKSGTTPPKKNEPAAPGKARPVNSALERLASVTERSQQRLAAKSTEEKKPAKKEAYRWTAQNQPEVPAEPVATPKALRSALEHEKTPELSAKLAQEAMVRDPWAAEIDKLHIPKLVQQLALNAFKEEIEPGNIRLHLRSAQRHLNSPSAQQTLADALSKLHGNTVTLSVIEDDNLAERTPLEWRQAIYEEKLAQARQSIIADNNIQTLRRFFDAELDEESIRPV